A region of the Colias croceus chromosome 28, ilColCroc2.1 genome:
ttttatatttttagactactacagtctacagagtacctacttacagtcttataatattagcttaAATCATTATACTATCTTTTATTATCTCTActcaatgacctattatactagtagacgcggcatacgccaacatcattgcactaaaaaacagcgtaattaatacatacctacttactaacgcattatcaccaatacagttgttctctcttacactctcacgcacgagacataatacatgtctcactcatgtacttcgtaataacaactgccgattaaaatacaaaaagaacgtccagccacgacgctgaatggtgcgtgactaagtgaaactcgggcacttagctgagttttttcttgccaaaatagagagcgggtaacgtatctagctcttttatatataatagtCTCTACTAGTATAAATACTATCCTAAATTAGCTGACTAGTATTGGCCCGCTATTTGATgcttttattcattatttcttaaaaaatgtgACAATCTTATagttataaacttataaaatacctTAGGTATGAAATTGAATATGATAAAATTCTTCACTGAAGGTCATCAGTCAGTATAgttaaaaatacgaatattacTGCAAAAAAGCTGAGCTGATATTGATGAATTTTAGCATAGAGATAGTCTATTTTGAGACAATAAAACATGAACAGTACAGAATAGTCAGGAAGTTTTAACAGGTTTTAACAATAAACAGCTTTTGTGctatgtatttgttttatatcgtGATGTCAGGAGGGTAGTTAGATGTTTACTTAactcacaaaatatttttattttttagctaTCAAAGCAGAACATCTAGGCGATATTCGTTCATCAACGATGCGCTTAATTTCACATTTCTCTATaccattttcttttaaatacaaCAATCTATCGTACAAAACGAAATTTTCGAATACTGGTTGCATGAGAttctgcaaaaaaataaatatggctGTTTTTTTAAACGTCACTTCTGAGATTTGGCGCCAAATTTTTGACAGCTCCGAAGGATCGAAAACTGGCTCAGTGTTGTCATGTTCATCTTGAGAATTGCGAATTAGAAAAAATCCATTATCTACTGCATCTTCTGCATATGCATCGAAGTCGTTGTGCTTTGATTTGAGTCTCACCGCTTTTCTTTTCTTGCGTTTTAAAAGGCAGTTATctgaaatgataaataaataaatgtatatggaGAAAGACAGACATCTTTgtgattattatttcaaaatagttAACTAGCTGACCGCGAACTTCGTACCACCTAACGGTCAACAAATGTCTTGATGAAGTCGTTCCAATTCtccctgagattagcgcgaaacaaacaaactgtaCATTATTTAGTGTAGAAGTAAAGATAACAAGTAACTTACGTTGGCTTGCATAAACTTGTAGTGTCGCTCGAGCCAGCAAAGAAAATACCAAATCTTCCATATTATCTTCAGCTATATTTGGCGGTTGAGCAGCAAGCCTTAAAAACGGCTTCTGCAGATATTTAAAACccgaatatttttcatacacaTCCTTCAAACAATTACTCAGTGGAAAGTTTTTAAATCTACCATCCCCACGctctaatattttatgatagcAACACGGCATAATGACAATGGCGCGAGCGTCCtccatttttaaaaacaaattaacgGCATCAACTGTCAAATCCGCACACGCATGCAAACCTGCCATGCAGAAGTTTTGCCTTCTTGAAAATTTATCGCGAATACATTCTTCAATTTTCACATTTGAGTCTTCGGTAACTGTATGTTTTAAATACTTGACATGATCAATGGAATTCAAGTAATATTGTCGTTGACGCTTCTTCGCTGCGACGTAGTGGTTTTCGTTGCATTCTAAGCCCAAAAcgttaaaattgtttgtgaTAAAAATCTGCTGATCGAGATATCCCTGGAAGATGAAAATTATTGCATTAgcgataatattttgaaaatatgttaaaattaacagacattaaagaataaatgtttaaattttattagacctaaaaatataatctattgGTTTCATTTGGTGCCTGGTACATGccatttcaattattatccaatttttgtaaattaatattttgaaattctgATTTCAATGCAACTAAGTACTGAAACTAtagttaatacttaatatcaTCATCGATcgctctggcgggtcacgGGTGGCTGAATTGGTcaagcatccgccccggattggcgtgaagaatgcgggttcgagtcccgcttcgtgatcgaatttttcctattctttataaatttataatatcatcatacTACCTAAGCTTTTTCCCACATATAATAGTATATTGGTTTAGGCGTGAAGAGAAGAAGtctttcgcgtttataatcactacatagtataaaacaaagtcgctctgtccctatgtccctttgtatgcttaaatctttaaaactacgcaacggattttgatgcggtttatttaatagatagagtgattcaagaggaaggttttagtatataatttattaggttttagacacagcgggcgaagccgcgggcggtaagctagtattagtataaaattacTCACCAAGCCAGATCCGAAGTCAACCACAGTTTCACATCCTACGTCCTTACAAGCGGCTCCTATCTCCTTagccaaataaattatttcatgcTTCTTTTTCGGCCCAAGAGGAGCTTCCACATACATATCTAAATGTTCATCTTCTTCAAACTTTGACAATTCATTTCGCAATCTACCCAACTTTtgtatcaaattatttaaataatcatttagtTGACATTTACAAGGATCGAAATTTCTAGCAAAAATGTCAACATCTTCCAATCCACATAAATCTATTCGGTTTAAAGTGtcagttattaataaatgcgTGTTTGGAAAATTGTATAGATATTCGTATTCGATGAAAAACTCGAAACACTCGTCGAAATAATCTTCTGGGTCTTGGAAACTTACTGGTAAGGCCATTTTGAGGCTGAAAAAGAAACGTACTTGTCATTTTTTGATCAAAATCTATAAAACATCGAAATATGCTGCATCACTCACTTTAAAATGTTTAGAGTAGGGTATTCCATATCCTAAATTGAAAATTCCCTTGGATTGGCTATTGAGcttaaaattgatatgaagTTAATGTGCTAAATATAATCCAAATCAGAACAGTCGTTTAtaagttgaaaaaaaaatataccggccgaattgataacctcctcctttttttttgaagtcggttaataactgatatgtacatttttatattaactattCCATACAATAATATTCGATTCAGTTTCGTCTAGAttaaaaagtatcaaaactagttttcataaaatcgaGCTATCATCTTGCACTTCAAAATTTAGCAAGGtaactattttaaaaagatgGTAGAAACTTagaatgttaaatttattagtggagttaataaattaacttgCACTTAAAAAGGAAACTATTTCATTAGCTCTAACTACCCACATAAAAAATCTAACAAGAAAAggtatttcaataaaacaaataattaaactatacCATATATTTCTAACTTGGACATAAACATATTGAATAACAAACAGATAGGATGTTCACTTCTTCAGTACACAATCTCACTTGcagatgtatttaaaaatagcgtCTATTTACCACACAGGCTAAATTCCTTTGACGGCCTAAGTTTCTTAAGTCTGTAGGACCCCTACGTAGGCTATTAGCTTGATAGTCTAAATAGGTCTTTCTTCCTTGCAATACACAGTTTATTCTTGAGGGCCGCAAAGTTTTTCCCAAGATTCCGTATCCTTATATATCTGTTGCGATGCGCCTTCTCCAATCACACATTTTCCCGCCCATTTGTCAGCTGTCAAAAACTTTTGACAGACTTCTAATAAATCTTCCTTAGTGACTGCTAGAACTCGTTCTCTTTGCGTCTTCCAGATATCGTAAGAGAGACCGTACAGGAATAGTTCGACACCCTTCATGTATTCGGCCACAGGCGCATCCATTTGTTGTAAAATCGATAGTTTCGCTTCAAAGAGATTCTGGTCATCAACTAAGTTGGTATTTGCGTCCATCCATTCTGATGTTTGATCGTAAACATCCATTGTGAGCCGGGAATTCGGATCTCTATACGAGTAGAAGTTGAAAGCTCCATCCATGGATAACATCGCGCCACCGCCATATGCGCCGTTCTGTTCCCTGACAACGGGATGTAGGTACTTAGACGTTATGAACCGCGAAAGTACCCTCAATTTTGGATAATCTGGATGCGTATATCTAACCGTTGGAATAACTTTAGCGCAGTAATTCACAGGAATATTCATGGAAATATGTAAGCCGCGGCTTTCTTTCGGCTGCGTTTTTGAATCTGTGAAATTGATTCTATTCACATCTTTAAGATCTTCGTTTCTACACAAATTTACGCAAAATCTGTCAATTTCTTCATGTAAACTGTCGTTACCATTCGAAAAGTGGAACGCGCCTCTTAAATTACTTCCTCTCAGTACTTCTTTACTGATTTCTTGAATAATAGATTGTATATCTTCTATTTTATGTGTCTTTTGGATTTCTTGCATGTCCATTATGTGTTTGATTCCTTGTAGACTTTCCTTGCATTCATCAGCAGACGATATAAGGGAGCGCGCAGCTTGCATCGCATATGTATGACCGCTATCAATAATACCATTTGTTAAAGAAGAGCAGTAGTTATTTAAAAGCATTGACATACGCTCCTTATTATCAAATTTGGGTCCATCTAATATTTCTGTCCATATATCCAACATTTTAGGTACATTCTCATCGAGACAATGACTGCTAATCAACATTCCTTGTTCATATTGTTCTTGTAAATCAATGTGTTCAGTTACGTGTGTAACGAAGCTTAAGCCAGAAGTAGTTTTGCTTAcgtatttatcaaaatcgcGGTAGTTGTGGGATTTCGTGTCGAATTTGCCGAGAATATAAGTGAAGAACGGTAGTAGTGGTCTCTGTTTATCGTTTAACGATTCTGTTCCAAGGACACCTTTGAAATACGTCACACCGTTTGTATTCGCTTCACACAACTGCAATGGGATGGTACCAGATACAGTATGTTTTAACTTTGAAGCCGTCTTGCTGAGAGCTATTTCGTCAATTTTCAAACACGGTAAAATATCCAAATTCTGCACTTTCTTCTGCGCCTCTGACAATTCCAAACCATCTTTGTATATTTCTTCTCTCTTTTCCGGTGTTAATTCTTTTACTTTAGATTGAAGTAATTTTGCTTCAGCCTCGTTAAAAATGTCGTCAAACTTGGGATCTGGTTCCATTGTCATTATAAGTTTGTGGTTATTTGCTATGAAATACTTTTCGATTATATCTTTAACATATTGTGGATTCATCAAATTGGCCTTTAAATTATCCAATAATTCATTCACTTTCAATGCTTTAAGCATTGGACCGTTGTGATTCCATAGTGGCATCAAATTGAAAAGTACATTAAGTCCGAATCTCGGAGTTTGATGCTTAATCGATAGCTCGAAACCGTGTAAAACACTCTCAATATGATTTTTCTCAAAACCATTCTTATGTATCTCCTCGATAGTTTGATTTGTGAGTTTTTCAATCACTTCAAAGTTCGATTTTTCAACGTCTTTCAAGCCTACAACAAATAAGGTGTCTCGTATTTGATTATCGTAACCAGTTAATGAATTATAACCACCAGATATGTTCTTTTCAATCAAGCTCTTATAGAAAGCAGAATTAGGGCCAATTATCATCAGTTCGGCTAGCGCAGTCATCATGAACGTTTCATATACATTTGTTATATCAGACATTACATAACCGATTGCTATCTGATTCTGTTTTTCAATTGGACCACCATATTGATCAACTCTACACGGAGTTGTAGCACGTTTCACCGCATTCCATCTTTCTTGCGGCAGCACAATTGTATTTTTAGGATCTAAGTACGAATACTTGCTAAGGTATGTATCGTTTACGAATTTCAAGTTATGCTCCAATGGAAAATTGCCATAGGAGAATATCCTGGCATTACTTGGGTGGTAGAAAGTTGCGTGGAAATTCTTTAAATGCTCATGTGTCAGTTCAGGAATGCATAGTGGGTCTCCACCAGAGACATAACCGTAAGTGCCCTGCGGTAAGATTGTATTTATGAATCTTTGGCCAAATAGCGAACTAGTTTCAGAGAATGCTCCCTTCAtttcattataaacaacaccctTAAATACTAATTCAGACGATTTATCCTCTAATTTCTCATGTTCTAGCCTCCAGCCTTCTTGTAGGAAATCGAGTCTCTTTAAGTTAGGTTTAAATACAGCATCTAAGTACACTTTCTGAAGATTTCTAAAGTCTATTTCATTTTGAGAAGAGAACGGATAGAATGTATAATCAGGGCCCGTTAATGCATTCATAAATGTAGCGAGAGAAcgatttaacattttaaaaaatggaTCTCGCACTGGGTATTTTTCTGAACCACATAAAACTGTATGTTCTAGAATATGTGGTGTACCCATTGAGTCCTTGGGTGTTGTTCTGAAGCCAAcagaaaatacattattaccATCATCTCTTTCTAAATGCAAGTATTCAGTCTTAGTTTTTTcatgtgttaaaaaataagcagtcatattatattctttgatCGGTTCTACATCTGTACACATGAATCCATGATACACTTTACCAGGCAGCAAACTGTTCGAATAATTCTCCTTCTTTTTCAAGATCCCATTGCTGTATTTTTTTGGACTAGATAGATTAAGTTTTCTTTGCAAGCCGTTCCAGCCATAAGTACCGATTCGtgcatacatttttatcacTTCTTTGCCTGCAAACATAGGTTTCACTGTAATACCCACGATAAAaacgatttatttttcttacgtgaTGTCGTAATGAGAAAATCTTACCTTTCACAAACTACACGGTatgaaaaacaaatgaaacatGATGCAATATATAGGTTTACTTACCGGCAATTCGTTAAGAaaagtgtataatttatattatataatattcaggTAAAGTCTTTATTACAGTTCAGTGTTTTTAACGTATGATTTcttcatattttatgaatcataAATAACCTCCGCAGTTCGTTGCGGGTTAATGATTAATGAA
Encoded here:
- the LOC123704023 gene encoding presequence protease, mitochondrial; the protein is MYARIGTYGWNGLQRKLNLSSPKKYSNGILKKKENYSNSLLPGKVYHGFMCTDVEPIKEYNMTAYFLTHEKTKTEYLHLERDDGNNVFSVGFRTTPKDSMGTPHILEHTVLCGSEKYPVRDPFFKMLNRSLATFMNALTGPDYTFYPFSSQNEIDFRNLQKVYLDAVFKPNLKRLDFLQEGWRLEHEKLEDKSSELVFKGVVYNEMKGAFSETSSLFGQRFINTILPQGTYGYVSGGDPLCIPELTHEHLKNFHATFYHPSNARIFSYGNFPLEHNLKFVNDTYLSKYSYLDPKNTIVLPQERWNAVKRATTPCRVDQYGGPIEKQNQIAIGYVMSDITNVYETFMMTALAELMIIGPNSAFYKSLIEKNISGGYNSLTGYDNQIRDTLFVVGLKDVEKSNFEVIEKLTNQTIEEIHKNGFEKNHIESVLHGFELSIKHQTPRFGLNVLFNLMPLWNHNGPMLKALKVNELLDNLKANLMNPQYVKDIIEKYFIANNHKLIMTMEPDPKFDDIFNEAEAKLLQSKVKELTPEKREEIYKDGLELSEAQKKVQNLDILPCLKIDEIALSKTASKLKHTVSGTIPLQLCEANTNGVTYFKGVLGTESLNDKQRPLLPFFTYILGKFDTKSHNYRDFDKYVSKTTSGLSFVTHVTEHIDLQEQYEQGMLISSHCLDENVPKMLDIWTEILDGPKFDNKERMSMLLNNYCSSLTNGIIDSGHTYAMQAARSLISSADECKESLQGIKHIMDMQEIQKTHKIEDIQSIIQEISKEVLRGSNLRGAFHFSNGNDSLHEEIDRFCVNLCRNEDLKDVNRINFTDSKTQPKESRGLHISMNIPVNYCAKVIPTVRYTHPDYPKLRVLSRFITSKYLHPVVREQNGAYGGGAMLSMDGAFNFYSYRDPNSRLTMDVYDQTSEWMDANTNLVDDQNLFEAKLSILQQMDAPVAEYMKGVELFLYGLSYDIWKTQRERVLAVTKEDLLEVCQKFLTADKWAGKCVIGEGASQQIYKDTESWEKLCGPQE